The Aspergillus luchuensis IFO 4308 DNA, chromosome 6, nearly complete sequence genome segment GCATTCGACCTGGGATGGCGACGCAATCTGCGGCACTTGTTCGGTGACCGTCCGCTGCTGTGGCCAGTGCCGGTGTGTACGACGACAGGCGATGGCTGGCACTGGGAGCCGAGCGCGAAGTTCATGGAGGCGCGCGATCGCGTGCGGCAGCGACGGGAGCGGGAGGCGGCGGAGCAACAGCAATATCAGCGGGACCTGTACCAGCGGAACATGAACAACAGCCATGCCTGGGGTGCATCTGCCGCAGCCAACTGGACGCCGAACCAACCACTGGATGTGGTGCGCGACCCGGAGCGGCCGAACACGGGCGTGTCGATGAAGACATTGGCGCCGATGTCACCACGGCTGCGGGGGCAGGACAGCGAGGGAGAGATGAGCGAAGAGGAGATGCACGGGCGAGAGGATGAATGGCGGAGCTGGGATTGATGtgtattagtatatattaggATGATAATGCTTAAACGCGTAGAACTATTATGAATGATATTAAACTACGGAGCTAATGGAATGTGAATGACACCTGATTATTAAGGCATATAAACGTCAGGCCAACTGGCCTATCCGGATCTCCACCTTATCTATATCTCCGAgtattcatccatcatcacctaTACCTCACCCTTTAAATCATCTagcatccaccatccaccatcacacacacaaaacCTACCTACATAAACAAATAACACCCACATCACCAACCAACGCCGGTGtgacaccaccaacccccacaaagaaagacaaaaacaaaacaatgtCCCCCTCGACCCGCCGCCTCCTCAAAGAATCCACAGACCTCCAAACCAACCCATCACCCTACTTCCACGCCGCCCCGGTATCCGACACCAACCTCTTCGACTGGCACTTCACACTGCTAGGCCCCCCAGCACCCTCTCCCTACGCCGGGGGCATCTACCACGGCCGCATCACCCTCCCACCCACATACCCACTCCGCCCACCCAGCTTCCGATTCCTGACGCCCTCCGGGCGATTCGAAGTCAACCGCGAGATCTGCCTCAGTATCTCCGGCCATCATGAGGAGACGTGGCAGCCCGCGTGGGGGATACGGACGGCGTTGATTGCGTTGCGGAGTTTCATGGATGGAGATGCGAAGGGCCAGGTGGGCGGGTTGGATGTGGCGGatgaggtgaggaggaggtatgCGAGGGAGAGTAGGGCGTGGAGGTGTGATGGGTGTGAGGGGAgtaaggggagggagaatgagGTGGTTATGAGGGAGTGGTGGGGGGTTTgtagggagaggggggtggtggttgagggggaggaggataaaAGTGAGGCTGCAGCTGCGGATGCAGGTATATCTGCAGGTGTGGATGCGGGTGCAGGTGCAGACACGTCTCAGATCCCTCAAGCTGAGGTACAACCACAGCAGcctcaacaacagcagcaactacaacaacaacaacatactCCCCCAGCAACAagacctccaccaccagtgCCAGCtgcacctgctgctgctgctgcaacatCTCAAGATACCCCCTGGCTCGACCGAGCCATCATCGGGGTCATCATCGCCCTAGTAGCCATGATCCTGCGACGGCTGACGCGCGACATGGACATGGACTGATCCTGATTCTTTCTTTACCTTATACTTATATCTGTGTTCCACATGAAAGCAAAGGTGTTTATTTGGCGTTGGATGGTATGGTATCTATAAGTACCCTGGGTTATTAGGTATAATGGTTATGGTTTTTGTATATTAGGTGTTTTTGTGTTAGGCTTTCCACACGATGTGTGGTAATATCAATGTGAGTTTGTGATCGAAATGTTCCGAATGTTGTATAGCATGAGGGTTGTTGTAATTGAGGGAATGATTTCGTACCGAAAGTAAGAGAACGATATGAGAGAAGTTAGGTTATGTTGGCGCTTTATCTGTAGTATGTAGGTAGGCAGGTAGGTAGGCATTGTATGTAATACACTCAACATAAAAGAAGAACAGTGTCTGGCATTATATTGGTCATTTACATACATCAAGTTCGAGCTACTAAACACTCACTAAATCTGTATCTGCCAAATGTACATTAAATATCACCCAataccatccaccaccattcTCGTACTACCCACCCCGACTCCTGCGTcgccacacccaccccctccaaccactcCAACAGCAACTGCACCTCCCACTCGCCCATCGTCGGCTTCAACATCCCCGCTATCACACTCGCATTGATCCCCGGCCGCGTCGCCACGCATCCCACGACCGCCGCCAACGCCATGTCCCACAGCACCCGGACAAACGACCCGTGGATGTCGTACCACAGGGGTATCTTCGCTGGCAGCTGCGTGGCCGCGTCGACGCCCTGCGGACGCGGTGCTACCAGGCTCCGCATCTTCTCTTGGATAGGGTTGCCATAGACGTACGATTTGGCCGGTCGCACCTCCATCGAGAATCGCAGCTTGTCCTTGTCGATTTGCCGCGTCAGGTAGCCCCCGTCCGTTAGTCCGTACTTCTCGCGCGGCACATCGCGCGGGTGAAGCACCACACGACCCGCGGCAAACAGGTTGATCACTACAAGCATGTCGCCGTCTTCTGCGTTGTAGTCGATGTCCATGTATCCTTGCTTGCGCAGGGTCGGATCCAGGATCTCGGTCTTGAATCGCTGCGCTCGCCGCAGCTCGGTACTTTCGATGACTCGTCGCCGGCCCAGTGCCAATAGGAAGTATTCTGTCACGTCGTAGTTTCGGCCTGGGGTAATGCGTCCACGGTTGCCCATGGAGAGTGCTCTTTCTGTTACGAGAGACTGCAATGCCTGCTGCACCACGTGCTCTCCGAACATCTCTAGTGCCTGTCGCGCCTCGGCTGGGCGGTACTTCTCCTCTGGCGTCACTACGTTGGCTCGCACCCAAGTCTTGACCACTTCCAAGCGGGACAGCTCCGCTCTCCGCGGCTGAGGCCGGTTGGATTTCTCAGGCAGAGGAGCAGCGAATGGGACACCAGCGATCAGGGCGCGCTTGCGGCCCACGGTTATCGACTGGTTGGTTTGGTACAGTTCATCGATTGGTACGAGCGCCTCCTCCCTTAGTTCAAAGACGCTGTCAAACTGTTCTCGTGTTGCAGGTAGATCGGGGAGCTTCTCGGACTTGGGGGCATCTAGTTTCGTGTTCGCCCATTCGATTACCCCCTTCCAGTCATACCCTTCCAGGTTGTCGTAGTCAATGGGAGGGACCTCGTTATTAGCATACGCCTCGATGAACCTTTCCTGGAAATCGCCTTGCAACTTGGCGATCTGCAGACGATATTTTCCAAGTATTCCTCTAGCTCGGTGAATAACAAAGGCTGGATCCAAGTCcggaaagcagcagcaaagaagGGACCAATCAACCAGACGAGCATCGGAACCTCCAGCTAAACTGCGCACAGCAACAATTGCGGCTATGAACTGCTGGACTAGTGTCCGTGGCATCTGCGAGACAAGACGGCTCCGGCGTAATGGCTGGCGCGAGACGGGTTGAGCCGTAGCCGGCTTGCTTCCGTCAGTGGCAATGCTCTCATTCAACTTGGTAAGACGACGATGCCCTGGCTCGGTAGCAGTCTCGGACCGTCTTCGCCGCGATTGTGAAGATTGACGTTCCAGACGCGCCTTATGTCGAGTAATCATGGGTGTCACTTCTGTAGCTACGTCGCCAGTCTGCTCGTCGACATCGAACCGGATATCGCCTTCGATACCAGGAGTCTCCATGTTTTGAACAGTCTGGTTGATATAGAACAGATCTGCGCTCTTTCGACGGAGCAAATCCTCGTGGCTGAGCTCCCACTTGAGAATAGTATTGTTATCCCGGAAGAACTGGCGTGATCGCGGGTCAGCATCTCCAGTGTCGTCCATGACTCGTCTCCGCGTCTGGCTGAACAGATCATCAAGGGAATGCGGTAGGTCgtgtgttttctttcttcctgccGCTTTCGCGCGGTCTCTTGCAGCTTGTATAGCCGGAATTCCAGCTTCTGTACCAAAAGTTCCAGTGGTGGCATGGAACGTCGGCTTCGTATTCATGAGCATCGCGTGGGGTGCTATAGTAGACCACAGTCGCCTCATCTTGCGCAGTGAAGCCAGCCC includes the following:
- a CDS encoding ubiquitin-conjugating enzyme E2 (COG:O;~EggNog:ENOG410PM4H;~InterPro:IPR016135,IPR000608;~PFAM:PF00179;~TransMembrane:1 (o253-270i)); amino-acid sequence: MSPSTRRLLKESTDLQTNPSPYFHAAPVSDTNLFDWHFTLLGPPAPSPYAGGIYHGRITLPPTYPLRPPSFRFLTPSGRFEVNREICLSISGHHEETWQPAWGIRTALIALRSFMDGDAKGQVGGLDVADEVRRRYARESRAWRCDGCEGSKGRENEVVMREWWGVCRERGVVVEGEEDKSEAAAADAGISAGVDAGAGADTSQIPQAEVQPQQPQQQQQLQQQQHTPPATRPPPPVPAAPAAAAATSQDTPWLDRAIIGVIIALVAMILRRLTRDMDMD